The Pirellulaceae bacterium genome has a segment encoding these proteins:
- a CDS encoding sialidase family protein: protein MNQSVFLLCCTVVATGTWVPSLGGAEREQEGKLAPFLGKPHKEMQQLFPNERFPNIVVTTEGTVLAALGSSGVRVRRSEDGGQTWGEVITIAEPGFPGGGITVDESCGDILAFVEDKHPPAPLTVYRSQDDGRSWKAEAIEIEPDSRGNLPSMHMNEHGITLRHGKHKGRLIRPSRYYGERNSREEWPNHYTNAIYSDDGGKSWKTSDPFPENGTGEAAVAELSDGRLYYNSRVHWQERPRNTRRRSAVSNDGGQTWEDWKIVDVLPDGHQHRSYGCMGGLVRLPVAGKDILIFSNIDTPNAKRERATVWASFDGGKSWPLKRLVYDGPSAYSSLTAGMPGTSSEGWIYLHFEGGPKGGSQVAKFNLSWLLVGTLTGDGRYPDILIDEGRGDEF from the coding sequence ATGAATCAATCTGTTTTTTTGCTTTGTTGTACCGTTGTCGCAACGGGGACTTGGGTTCCGTCATTAGGGGGCGCTGAGCGCGAGCAGGAGGGTAAACTTGCGCCTTTCTTGGGGAAGCCTCACAAGGAGATGCAGCAATTGTTTCCCAACGAGCGTTTTCCCAACATCGTGGTGACAACAGAGGGTACGGTGCTTGCCGCTTTGGGAAGCTCAGGGGTGCGTGTTCGCCGAAGTGAGGATGGTGGTCAGACATGGGGCGAAGTCATCACGATTGCGGAGCCGGGTTTTCCTGGAGGTGGAATCACGGTGGATGAATCTTGTGGTGACATTCTGGCGTTTGTCGAGGACAAACATCCTCCGGCCCCGCTCACGGTTTACCGAAGTCAAGACGATGGGCGTAGCTGGAAGGCTGAAGCCATTGAAATTGAGCCTGATAGCCGAGGCAATCTTCCCTCGATGCACATGAATGAACACGGTATCACGTTGCGACATGGTAAGCACAAAGGTCGCTTGATTCGTCCGAGTCGATACTACGGTGAACGAAACAGTCGCGAGGAGTGGCCCAATCACTATACGAATGCGATCTACAGCGACGATGGTGGCAAGAGCTGGAAAACCAGCGATCCGTTCCCCGAAAATGGTACTGGGGAAGCAGCCGTGGCCGAGCTTTCCGATGGGCGGCTCTATTACAACTCGCGAGTCCACTGGCAGGAGCGACCTCGAAATACGCGCCGGCGAAGTGCGGTTAGCAACGACGGTGGCCAGACTTGGGAAGATTGGAAAATTGTTGATGTTCTGCCTGACGGACACCAGCATCGGTCTTACGGTTGCATGGGAGGGCTCGTGCGATTGCCTGTTGCGGGAAAGGATATCTTGATTTTTAGTAACATTGATACGCCAAATGCGAAACGGGAGCGTGCGACGGTTTGGGCAAGTTTCGATGGCGGAAAGAGTTGGCCCTTGAAGCGACTCGTCTATGACGGTCCCAGTGCCTATTCCTCCCTGACAGCCGGAATGCCTGGGACTTCCAGTGAAGGTTGGATTTACTTACATTTCGAAGGAGGACCTAAGGGCGGTTCGCAAGTGGCGAAGTTTAATTTGTCCTGGCTGCTGGTCGGCACCCTCACTGGAGACGGACGTTATCCTGACATTCTGATAGATGAGGGGCGGGGCGATGAATTTTGA
- a CDS encoding DUF5107 domain-containing protein, with protein sequence MNRSSTRRLCWVRILTGVLVSCVGMLLCNGGMAHPPVTMRAVKVPVQFIDYQFAVKNDQRGVPVFDWKEFRKRPSETVSTLWSGIELANDFIKVQIVPSMARIHSLVNQRTANEQLWINPCAKPLGANNDTGFWMTWGGIERVMPRREHGTSHALDWKHQLLVDDDTRKTIKCSCIEPLTQMRHELYFTLFRDKPFLETKIVIHNQSDKLTKYSHWSTAVLAPGESDEVTGNTELILPADKFVPDDRDFNDWMHGLPLGTRTSPLRWVKNWKSIGDLLTTKLRQPFYAVYSHESDEGLVHTFDLEQSPTVDIWGWGFPVEANRQREFTAATPNNGYIEFWNGNAKNFKDESLRTLSADETISWTERTFCVDHLLQRPLTVRESIGQLVEMHHPVAKRVTLPARDTTGSSRGE encoded by the coding sequence ATGAATCGATCGTCGACGAGGCGTTTGTGTTGGGTAAGAATCTTGACGGGAGTCCTTGTCAGTTGCGTGGGGATGCTGCTTTGCAACGGCGGCATGGCCCACCCGCCAGTCACGATGCGCGCGGTCAAAGTGCCCGTCCAATTCATTGATTATCAGTTCGCGGTCAAAAACGATCAACGTGGAGTCCCGGTGTTTGATTGGAAGGAGTTTCGCAAGCGACCCTCGGAAACTGTTTCGACACTGTGGTCCGGAATTGAATTGGCAAATGATTTCATTAAGGTGCAGATTGTTCCCAGCATGGCTCGGATTCATTCCTTGGTCAATCAACGTACTGCAAACGAGCAGCTTTGGATCAACCCATGTGCCAAACCGCTGGGGGCCAATAATGACACTGGATTTTGGATGACCTGGGGAGGTATCGAGCGTGTGATGCCACGTCGCGAGCATGGGACATCTCACGCGTTGGATTGGAAACATCAACTTCTCGTCGATGATGACACTCGTAAAACGATCAAGTGCTCGTGTATTGAGCCGTTGACACAAATGCGGCACGAGCTGTATTTCACCCTCTTTCGTGATAAGCCTTTTCTTGAAACCAAGATTGTCATTCACAATCAATCCGACAAACTGACCAAATATTCACACTGGTCGACGGCCGTACTAGCTCCCGGAGAAAGCGACGAGGTGACCGGGAACACCGAATTAATTTTACCTGCGGACAAGTTTGTGCCAGACGATCGAGACTTCAATGATTGGATGCACGGTCTGCCACTGGGGACGAGGACGTCGCCCCTGCGATGGGTTAAAAACTGGAAGTCGATAGGTGATCTGCTCACCACGAAACTGCGTCAGCCTTTTTACGCGGTGTATTCGCATGAAAGCGATGAAGGGCTCGTGCATACGTTTGATCTGGAACAAAGCCCAACCGTCGATATCTGGGGATGGGGTTTCCCGGTTGAGGCAAATCGGCAGCGAGAATTTACTGCGGCAACTCCCAATAATGGCTATATCGAATTCTGGAACGGGAATGCCAAAAACTTCAAGGACGAGTCGCTTCGGACGCTCAGTGCCGATGAAACCATTAGCTGGACCGAGCGAACATTTTGCGTCGATCATCTTCTTCAACGTCCACTGACGGTCCGCGAATCCATTGGCCAGCTAGTGGAAATGCATCATCCCGTGGCGAAACGGGTCACCCTTCCTGCTCGTGATACCACGGGATCCTCTCGTGGCGAGTGA
- the infC gene encoding translation initiation factor IF-3 has product MRDKPRPSRTNETTPRMNDRIRISPVKVVSHDGKMLGEMPTSDAMQIASEAGLDLVEVSADARPPVCRIMDYGKVQYQRQKKQGDGSKHRVQLKQIRLRAKIDRHDIDFKVRKAREFLSHKHKVKINVLFRGRENAHHNRGRELLNEVVKTLEDVAAIEQPVKMEGGRAMSVLLSPRTRANT; this is encoded by the coding sequence ATCCGAGATAAGCCCCGTCCCAGTCGAACGAACGAAACGACTCCTCGAATGAACGACCGGATCCGTATTTCTCCGGTAAAGGTCGTGAGCCATGACGGAAAAATGCTGGGCGAAATGCCCACGTCCGACGCGATGCAAATTGCATCGGAAGCCGGTTTGGATCTTGTGGAGGTAAGTGCCGACGCCCGACCTCCAGTCTGTCGCATCATGGACTATGGCAAGGTTCAGTACCAACGTCAAAAGAAACAAGGCGACGGATCGAAACATAGAGTTCAATTAAAACAAATACGCTTACGGGCTAAAATCGATCGACACGACATCGACTTCAAAGTCCGCAAGGCCCGTGAGTTTCTGAGCCACAAGCACAAAGTGAAAATCAATGTGTTGTTCCGTGGCCGGGAAAATGCTCACCATAACCGGGGTCGAGAGCTTTTGAACGAGGTTGTCAAGACGCTCGAAGATGTTGCCGCGATCGAACAACCCGTCAAGATGGAAGGTGGACGAGCAATGTCCGTACTCTTATCACCTCGGACACGGGCTAACACGTAA
- a CDS encoding cold shock domain-containing protein, with protein MSQGVIKKLISDKGFGFIEGDKGELFFHHSAVEGASFETLREGQSVEYTEGSGPKGPRAESVSVI; from the coding sequence ATGTCACAAGGTGTGATCAAGAAACTGATTTCGGACAAGGGCTTTGGATTCATCGAGGGCGATAAGGGTGAGTTATTTTTCCACCACAGCGCAGTCGAAGGTGCATCTTTCGAGACACTTCGAGAAGGACAATCTGTCGAATACACCGAAGGAAGCGGCCCCAAAGGGCCTCGTGCTGAATCGGTAAGCGTCATCTAA
- a CDS encoding PfkB family carbohydrate kinase, with translation MRGALVVGLGSVVVDQQMFVERFPIENEKEHALQTRQQIGGPVPTSLVLLARFGTDCYLIAPWGDDLHGQEIEADLNKEGVDFSSSCAGGDRRTGTAHVWISNGSGDRTIVAHQCDWNDLALSSEDLARLRGCQFLHLDGTGGELAVEAARVVRESGGRVFIDAGSPKAATAKLIGLADVISFPERFAKQFFETDDVVAAGEKLLELGAKAAICTQGERGSLVFETHQTVRVSAIEVAAIDSTGAGDVFCGGVLAGLLEGLELEQASKLGAAAAAHKCRHIGNRDGLPRLADVREILES, from the coding sequence ATGAGAGGCGCCTTAGTTGTCGGCCTTGGTTCGGTCGTTGTGGATCAGCAAATGTTTGTGGAGCGGTTTCCGATCGAAAACGAGAAGGAGCATGCCTTGCAAACCCGGCAGCAAATTGGCGGTCCTGTGCCAACTTCGCTCGTCTTACTGGCTCGATTCGGTACGGATTGCTATTTGATTGCACCCTGGGGTGACGACTTGCACGGTCAAGAGATCGAAGCCGATTTAAACAAGGAGGGCGTCGATTTTTCCAGCAGTTGTGCGGGTGGAGATCGCCGTACGGGTACCGCCCACGTTTGGATTTCGAATGGATCGGGTGATCGAACCATCGTGGCTCATCAATGCGACTGGAACGATTTGGCTTTATCAAGCGAGGATTTGGCCAGGTTGCGCGGCTGTCAGTTTTTGCACTTGGACGGCACGGGCGGAGAGTTGGCGGTGGAAGCCGCTCGTGTTGTACGCGAAAGTGGTGGCCGAGTTTTTATCGATGCGGGCTCTCCCAAAGCAGCGACGGCGAAGTTAATCGGGTTGGCGGACGTGATCAGTTTTCCAGAGCGATTTGCCAAGCAGTTTTTTGAAACAGATGATGTGGTGGCTGCCGGTGAAAAATTGCTCGAGCTTGGTGCCAAAGCCGCTATTTGCACTCAAGGTGAGCGAGGATCGCTGGTTTTTGAAACGCACCAGACCGTCAGGGTTTCTGCGATCGAAGTCGCGGCTATTGATTCAACCGGCGCCGGAGATGTGTTTTGTGGCGGGGTATTAGCTGGCTTGTTGGAAGGGCTCGAGTTAGAGCAGGCCTCGAAACTCGGTGCTGCCGCGGCCGCCCACAAGTGTCGGCATATCGGAAACCGAGATGGGTTGCCACGGCTCGCCGACGTGCGGGAAATTCTTGAATCATGA